The following proteins are co-located in the Methanomassiliicoccales archaeon genome:
- a CDS encoding iron ABC transporter permease, with amino-acid sequence MMENGMMRWLRREELGDVQKEMVRRLRVKKIAIISALLALLVAVMAYSITISSTTITPQQVYKVIINQIFPGTFQIPYKTEQIVLQVYAPRVFMATFVGAILAIAGCIVQTIMRNPLATPYTLGVSASASFGASLAIIMGLVAWAGTMGIILNAFLFSLLPAGIILIASFRRAMMPTTMILVGISISYIFSASTILVQYFGSVDAVKSALFWSVGDLNSASLWQVPYVMVMFVITLAASIWLVKDVNVMRMGDDTAMALGVNVKRVRLLAIILACVSTAVVVSFTGAIGFICLLAPHIARLLLGGDLKYLIPASAVMGALLLSAADIISKDLINPIMLPVGAITALIGGPILIYLLLARRDAMSI; translated from the coding sequence ATGATGGAAAATGGGATGATGCGCTGGTTGCGCCGGGAGGAGTTGGGAGACGTCCAGAAGGAGATGGTGCGAAGGCTCAGAGTCAAGAAAATCGCCATCATCTCCGCCCTGCTCGCCCTCTTGGTGGCGGTGATGGCCTACTCCATCACCATCTCCTCCACCACTATAACGCCCCAGCAGGTCTATAAAGTAATAATCAACCAGATCTTCCCCGGCACGTTCCAGATACCTTACAAGACGGAGCAGATCGTGCTGCAGGTCTATGCTCCCCGAGTCTTCATGGCCACTTTCGTGGGCGCCATATTGGCCATAGCCGGCTGCATAGTGCAGACCATAATGCGCAATCCTCTTGCCACGCCTTACACCTTGGGCGTCTCCGCCAGCGCCTCCTTCGGCGCTTCCCTCGCCATCATCATGGGCCTGGTGGCGTGGGCGGGGACCATGGGGATAATCCTTAACGCCTTCCTCTTCTCCCTCCTGCCCGCGGGCATAATACTCATAGCCTCCTTCCGCCGGGCCATGATGCCCACTACCATGATTCTCGTGGGCATCTCCATCTCCTACATCTTCTCCGCCTCCACCATATTGGTGCAATACTTCGGTTCCGTGGACGCGGTAAAATCCGCCCTCTTCTGGTCCGTGGGAGACCTCAACAGCGCCTCCCTCTGGCAGGTGCCTTACGTGATGGTTATGTTCGTGATCACCTTGGCGGCCTCCATCTGGCTGGTGAAGGACGTCAACGTGATGCGCATGGGCGATGACACCGCCATGGCGCTGGGGGTGAACGTCAAGCGCGTACGCCTGCTCGCAATAATCCTAGCTTGCGTCTCCACCGCCGTGGTGGTCAGCTTCACCGGCGCCATCGGCTTCATTTGCCTGCTGGCGCCGCATATAGCGCGCCTCCTGTTGGGAGGGGATCTGAAATACCTCATCCCGGCCTCGGCGGTGATGGGCGCGCTACTGCTCTCGGCAGCGGATATCATCTCCAAGGATCTCATCAACCCCATAATGCTACCCGTCGGGGCCATAACCGCCCTCATCGGAGGGCCAATACTGATCTATCTCTTATTGGCCAGGAGAGATGCGATGTCGATATGA
- a CDS encoding cobyrinate a,c-diamide synthase, with protein MSVPRVVIAGASSGVGKTTLATGIMSLLSKRMRVQGFKVGPDFIDPMFHRAATGRPSRNLDSVFMDRGTLRNLFGWATRDADVAVIEGVRGLYDGLTATGDEGSTAEIAKILKAPVILVVNARSLAKSAAAHVLGFKALDPEVHIAGVILNQVSGPRHRQKAVEAVQSLTGTEVVGVVERRQERLAERHLGLVTVPEQDVRETMRIIESYASELDLERILGIAESAPDIDFPAVSPFLKGDGARVKVAVPRDKAFSFYYEENLESLRCAGAEIVFYSPADGDSLPEADAHYLGGGYPEIYQRELSSNLDFLEGIGRASAEGKLIYGECGGMMALCRSIVYGGEEWQMADVFPYRAELTTHRQGLAYVRARATPDNPLFPGVEIVAHEFHYSRLLPTPSGPYVYEVLRGTGIDGSHDGLRMRNTIGTYMHQHALANKRWGTGMVSFIRDHVP; from the coding sequence TTGAGCGTACCCCGAGTGGTGATCGCAGGGGCCAGCAGCGGTGTGGGCAAGACCACGTTGGCCACCGGCATAATGTCCCTGCTCTCCAAGCGCATGAGGGTGCAGGGCTTCAAGGTAGGGCCCGATTTCATCGACCCCATGTTCCATCGCGCCGCCACAGGCCGACCCTCGCGCAACTTAGACTCGGTGTTCATGGATCGGGGCACGCTGCGCAACCTCTTCGGTTGGGCCACGAGGGACGCGGACGTGGCGGTGATAGAGGGCGTGCGCGGGCTCTATGATGGCTTGACCGCCACCGGTGATGAAGGCTCCACCGCGGAGATTGCCAAGATCCTGAAGGCGCCGGTCATCCTGGTAGTGAACGCCAGATCGTTGGCCAAGAGCGCCGCCGCGCACGTGCTGGGCTTCAAAGCATTGGATCCCGAGGTGCATATCGCGGGCGTCATCCTGAATCAGGTGAGCGGGCCAAGACATCGCCAGAAGGCGGTGGAGGCGGTGCAGTCCCTGACCGGCACGGAGGTGGTGGGGGTGGTGGAGCGCAGACAGGAGCGCCTGGCAGAGAGGCATCTCGGCCTGGTGACCGTTCCAGAGCAGGATGTAAGGGAGACGATGCGCATCATCGAGTCCTACGCCTCTGAGCTCGACCTGGAGAGGATATTGGGCATCGCGGAGAGCGCGCCGGACATCGATTTCCCTGCCGTCAGTCCCTTCCTAAAAGGGGATGGAGCAAGAGTGAAGGTGGCGGTCCCCCGTGACAAGGCCTTCTCCTTCTATTACGAGGAGAACTTGGAATCCCTCAGGTGCGCGGGGGCTGAGATCGTGTTTTATAGCCCGGCCGATGGCGATTCTCTCCCCGAAGCCGATGCACATTATTTGGGAGGAGGCTACCCCGAGATATATCAGCGTGAGCTATCCTCTAATCTCGACTTTCTGGAAGGCATCGGGAGGGCATCCGCGGAGGGGAAGTTGATATACGGGGAGTGCGGAGGCATGATGGCCTTGTGCCGCTCCATCGTCTATGGAGGTGAAGAATGGCAGATGGCCGACGTGTTCCCTTATAGGGCGGAGCTGACGACTCACAGGCAGGGCTTGGCCTACGTGAGGGCGAGGGCCACGCCCGACAACCCGCTCTTCCCTGGAGTGGAGATCGTGGCCCACGAGTTCCACTACTCACGCCTGTTGCCCACGCCCTCCGGCCCATATGTGTACGAGGTCCTTCGCGGCACAGGCATAGACGGCTCGCATGATGGCCTGAGGATGAGGAACACCATCGGCACCTACATGCACCAGCACGCCCTGGCCAACAAGAGATGGGGTACGGGCATGGTGAGCTTCATCCGCGATCATGTGCCTTAA
- a CDS encoding P-loop NTPase has protein sequence MRQIAIYGKGGIGKSTISANVAAALAEKGLITWYVGCDPKSDGSMTLLRGQRAQAFLEMMKGTGQGKPYEVAVGYGGVRCVEVGGPLAGVGCAGRGIIVAVQALSKDHFSKENIDVIIYDVPGDVVCGGFAAPLRERYADEVYIVTSGEYLSLYAANNIAKGLRNLNVKLGGIICNSREVEGERNVVAEFASQIGTRMIAFIPRDPVVRECENQGMTVIECAPASAQASAYRSLAEAMMRNKDFALPRPMEPEDIRALLRGSMA, from the coding sequence CTGAGGCAGATAGCTATCTATGGGAAGGGAGGCATCGGCAAGTCCACCATCTCCGCCAACGTGGCGGCCGCGCTGGCGGAAAAGGGCCTGATCACATGGTACGTGGGGTGCGACCCGAAGAGCGACGGCTCCATGACCCTGCTGCGTGGGCAGAGGGCGCAGGCCTTCCTGGAGATGATGAAGGGGACGGGCCAGGGGAAGCCCTATGAGGTCGCTGTCGGATATGGAGGGGTGCGCTGCGTGGAGGTGGGGGGGCCGCTGGCAGGCGTGGGCTGCGCGGGAAGGGGCATAATTGTAGCCGTGCAGGCGCTCTCCAAGGATCATTTCTCTAAAGAGAACATAGATGTCATAATCTACGACGTACCAGGGGATGTGGTGTGCGGGGGTTTCGCGGCGCCGCTGCGGGAGAGGTACGCGGACGAGGTGTATATCGTGACCAGCGGCGAGTACCTGTCCCTATACGCAGCGAACAACATCGCCAAGGGGCTGCGCAACCTGAACGTCAAACTGGGGGGCATCATCTGCAACTCCAGGGAGGTGGAGGGCGAGAGGAATGTGGTGGCGGAGTTCGCCTCTCAAATAGGCACAAGGATGATCGCCTTCATCCCTCGCGACCCGGTGGTAAGGGAATGCGAGAACCAGGGGATGACAGTAATAGAATGCGCTCCTGCAAGCGCCCAGGCATCGGCCTACCGCTCCTTGGCCGAGGCCATGATGCGCAATAAGGACTTCGCCCTCCCGCGACCGATGGAGCCTGAGGATATTCGAGCACTGCTCAGGGGGAGTATGGCTTGA
- the cfbD gene encoding Ni-sirohydrochlorin a,c-diamide reductive cyclase catalytic subunit — MTEVLHPRPNPIVAAMYTLRDLEAEVVVMHGPAGCGFMASRRLEEAGVRVVTTGMREGDLIFGAEEKLVRVLAQVEQEFHPRLVGIVGTCASMIIGENLDSAIKKAGLKAKVLAVDTHGCAGPNTSGAIRTLEVAAQQGVISQEEYLRQKEMLTRATLIEADRGLTSRRYLEPHPGATKLSVALEIVRALRQGKRVSVTLNAKKETAFGFADVMRAVEYARSRVGGETLHLGNLSTEIGLPRIRRYAREIQRDLKEADVELALITGGLDEYPVAGERAARFLERERADLRIFAGLPHAVPGITPEDILVTDQPRELRNYIDRGFAKSVGEINTHAMVMSAHGILKNELGETIRQIVDGGMA, encoded by the coding sequence ATGACTGAAGTGCTGCATCCCCGTCCCAATCCTATCGTGGCCGCCATGTACACCTTACGCGACCTGGAGGCGGAGGTGGTGGTCATGCACGGCCCTGCTGGCTGCGGCTTCATGGCCTCCCGGCGCCTGGAGGAGGCGGGGGTGAGAGTGGTCACCACGGGGATGAGGGAAGGGGATCTGATATTCGGGGCGGAGGAGAAGCTGGTGCGGGTCTTGGCACAGGTGGAGCAGGAGTTCCATCCCAGATTAGTGGGCATCGTGGGCACCTGCGCCTCCATGATCATAGGGGAGAATCTCGACTCCGCCATCAAGAAAGCGGGGCTGAAGGCGAAGGTGCTGGCGGTGGACACTCACGGCTGCGCGGGCCCGAACACGTCGGGCGCGATCAGGACCTTGGAGGTAGCGGCGCAGCAGGGAGTCATCAGCCAGGAGGAGTATTTGCGGCAGAAGGAGATGCTGACCCGAGCGACACTGATAGAGGCGGACAGGGGCCTGACCTCCCGCCGGTACCTCGAACCCCATCCCGGCGCCACCAAGCTGAGCGTGGCCTTGGAGATAGTAAGGGCGCTGCGCCAGGGCAAAAGGGTCAGCGTGACCTTGAATGCCAAGAAGGAGACGGCCTTCGGCTTCGCGGACGTGATGCGGGCCGTGGAGTACGCGCGCTCCAGGGTGGGCGGGGAGACGCTGCACCTGGGCAACCTGTCCACAGAGATTGGTCTGCCCCGCATACGCCGCTATGCGCGAGAGATCCAAAGGGACCTCAAGGAGGCGGATGTCGAGCTCGCGCTAATAACCGGAGGCTTGGACGAGTACCCCGTGGCGGGAGAGAGGGCGGCACGCTTCTTGGAGAGGGAAAGGGCCGATCTGCGCATCTTTGCCGGCCTGCCTCACGCCGTACCAGGGATAACACCTGAGGACATCCTGGTCACGGATCAGCCCCGGGAGCTGCGCAACTACATCGATAGAGGGTTCGCCAAGAGCGTGGGCGAGATAAACACGCACGCCATGGTGATGAGCGCCCACGGCATCCTGAAGAACGAGTTGGGCGAGACCATCAGGCAGATAGTTGATGGGGGGATGGCCTGA
- the cfbE gene encoding coenzyme F430 synthase: MSLRVLLLDLTHGAEVLAREYLSQGQEVTAVDVYHTAPLAMKRQLREEGIRVLSAAPREHFDLLVAPVHCPDRYIGGASFDTRLTHHEAVGRLARFSVPVVEVTGLGAKTSTVHLLAHQLAYAGKKVLALSSRGAFLVDKTGTKVLEPRSSIAPASVLRMSKVRMGQDIAVLEVSLGGTGSADVGIITSLSHDYHIAQGTRRASDGKKQMLTLMKEGGTALFPAAEKDIWLPHLPQGRRAITFGRGGDVQLLLPEDMRLGQPVHAAFRCPECLYGFSMPGDFLGAAYSTALEASFAALMAMNENLDLAMESLEHFHGIPGRGELQARQGGWTIKERNPGVSASSLEYLVSVLERDYGIRDLGVVVDPVSVKVCEKLDLKAIRDALGQHPSVEGLYLSENAPEQHEGFELIASQKDAEYKHEVLLWCMKEGFT; encoded by the coding sequence GTGAGCTTGAGGGTACTTCTTCTTGACCTCACGCACGGCGCGGAGGTCCTGGCCCGAGAATATCTAAGTCAGGGGCAGGAGGTGACGGCGGTGGACGTGTATCACACCGCTCCTCTGGCCATGAAGAGGCAGCTGCGGGAGGAGGGGATCAGGGTGCTTTCGGCGGCCCCCAGGGAGCACTTCGACCTGTTGGTGGCCCCAGTGCACTGCCCGGATCGCTATATCGGAGGAGCGAGCTTCGACACCAGGCTCACGCATCACGAGGCTGTAGGGCGGCTGGCGAGGTTCAGCGTCCCGGTGGTGGAAGTAACGGGATTGGGGGCGAAAACCTCTACCGTGCACCTCCTGGCGCATCAGCTGGCCTACGCGGGGAAGAAGGTCCTGGCCCTCAGCAGCCGGGGCGCCTTCTTGGTAGATAAGACGGGCACCAAGGTGTTAGAGCCTCGCTCCAGCATCGCTCCCGCCTCAGTGCTGAGGATGAGCAAGGTGCGCATGGGACAGGACATCGCCGTACTGGAGGTGAGCCTGGGGGGGACGGGCAGCGCTGACGTGGGCATCATAACCTCGCTATCACATGATTATCATATCGCGCAGGGCACGCGCCGCGCCTCTGACGGCAAGAAGCAGATGCTGACTTTGATGAAGGAGGGAGGCACAGCCCTGTTCCCGGCCGCAGAAAAGGATATCTGGCTCCCCCATCTCCCGCAAGGCAGGAGAGCTATCACCTTCGGACGCGGAGGTGATGTCCAATTGCTCCTCCCGGAGGACATGAGATTGGGTCAGCCAGTGCACGCCGCCTTCCGCTGCCCCGAGTGCCTCTACGGCTTCAGCATGCCAGGCGATTTCTTGGGTGCTGCGTACTCCACCGCCCTTGAGGCCAGCTTCGCCGCACTCATGGCGATGAACGAAAACCTGGACCTGGCCATGGAATCATTGGAGCATTTCCATGGGATACCGGGAAGGGGCGAGCTGCAGGCCAGGCAGGGAGGATGGACGATCAAGGAGCGCAACCCCGGGGTGTCGGCCTCTTCCCTCGAATACCTGGTATCGGTGCTGGAGAGGGATTATGGAATCAGGGACTTAGGGGTGGTGGTGGACCCAGTGAGCGTAAAAGTGTGCGAGAAGCTCGACCTGAAAGCTATTAGAGACGCCCTCGGCCAGCATCCAAGTGTCGAAGGTCTTTACCTTTCCGAGAACGCCCCCGAGCAGCATGAGGGCTTCGAGCTCATTGCCTCGCAAAAGGATGCCGAGTATAAACATGAGGTGCTGCTCTGGTGCATGAAAGAGGGGTTCACATGA
- the cfbA gene encoding sirohydrochlorin nickelochelatase, with translation MRMGVLVVGHGSKLAYNRDLVVRMAEILESRKEFGPVEAAFMQLNQPDIKTGIANLVKRGVDTIYVQPCFLASGIHLTEDIPGELGLKKGQNEGEMMIEGKKIVLKYCGPIGADERIADILSDRIKERMKKG, from the coding sequence ATGAGAATGGGCGTCCTTGTGGTAGGGCATGGGAGCAAGCTAGCTTACAATCGAGACCTGGTGGTGCGCATGGCGGAGATACTGGAGAGCAGGAAGGAGTTCGGGCCGGTGGAGGCGGCTTTCATGCAGCTCAACCAACCGGACATAAAGACGGGAATAGCCAATCTGGTCAAGAGAGGGGTCGATACCATCTACGTGCAGCCCTGCTTCCTGGCTTCGGGCATACACCTCACCGAGGACATCCCTGGCGAGCTAGGCTTGAAGAAGGGCCAGAACGAAGGCGAGATGATGATCGAGGGCAAGAAGATAGTCCTGAAGTACTGCGGTCCCATCGGCGCGGATGAGCGCATCGCGGACATATTGTCCGATCGCATCAAGGAAAGGATGAAGAAGGGGTGA
- a CDS encoding cobyrinate a,c-diamide synthase, whose protein sequence is MSLHHRPRIMIAGERSGVGKTTIALGIMAALRRRGLKVQPFKAGPDFLDPMHHSQVAGRPSRNLDTWMFPEYVLESFLRASEGADISVIEGVMGLYDGFDGRSEEGSSAHLAKTLRCPVALVIGASSSSRSLGALALGFASYDKEVDLRAVIFNRISGEKHLQIAEDSLKGLLSLGGIPQRKEAHLSSRHLGLVPAEEEDNSQRYEEARRMVEENLDLDMLVEIARSAPDLEGEVFPHDKESADCRIGVARDEAFNFYYEDNFDLLRAAGAELEFFSPLREGVPDVDGLYIGGGYPEIFAQRLAENEECITRIREECLAGVPVYAECGGMMYLCSRLVDLQGNSHRMASVFQEEVRMGDRLQALGYVRMRVLRDNILSRQGDEIRGHVFHYSSVPSSETRAWAYELSKPGGISGRMDGLMRCNTLASYSHLHFGTDPRIARRFVEACTGR, encoded by the coding sequence TTGAGCCTCCATCACAGGCCGCGGATAATGATCGCGGGGGAGCGCAGCGGCGTAGGCAAGACCACCATCGCCCTGGGCATCATGGCCGCGTTAAGGCGGAGGGGATTGAAGGTGCAGCCGTTCAAGGCCGGACCCGATTTCCTGGACCCCATGCATCATTCGCAGGTGGCGGGAAGGCCGTCGCGTAATCTCGACACCTGGATGTTCCCTGAGTACGTGCTAGAATCGTTCCTTCGCGCCTCGGAGGGAGCGGACATCTCTGTCATCGAGGGGGTGATGGGCCTGTATGACGGCTTCGACGGCCGCAGCGAGGAGGGAAGCAGCGCTCATCTGGCCAAAACGCTTCGTTGCCCTGTGGCCCTGGTGATCGGCGCCTCCTCCTCCTCGCGCAGCCTGGGAGCGCTCGCTCTGGGCTTCGCCTCGTATGATAAGGAAGTCGACCTGAGAGCGGTCATCTTCAATCGGATTAGTGGGGAGAAGCACCTTCAAATAGCCGAGGATTCATTGAAAGGGCTGCTATCCTTAGGAGGCATCCCGCAGAGGAAAGAGGCGCACCTTAGCAGCCGGCACCTTGGCCTCGTACCGGCGGAGGAGGAGGACAACTCCCAGCGGTATGAGGAGGCAAGGCGCATGGTGGAGGAGAATCTGGACCTGGATATGTTGGTGGAAATAGCTCGCTCTGCGCCGGACCTGGAAGGAGAAGTGTTCCCTCATGACAAAGAAAGTGCAGATTGCCGCATCGGCGTGGCCAGGGATGAGGCCTTCAACTTCTATTACGAGGACAACTTCGATCTGCTGCGCGCCGCGGGAGCGGAGCTGGAATTCTTCTCCCCCTTAAGGGAAGGGGTGCCTGACGTGGATGGCCTGTACATCGGGGGAGGCTACCCCGAGATCTTCGCTCAGCGGTTGGCGGAGAATGAGGAGTGCATCACCCGGATAAGAGAGGAATGCCTCGCAGGTGTGCCAGTCTACGCTGAGTGCGGAGGGATGATGTACCTCTGCTCCAGGCTCGTCGATCTCCAAGGGAATTCGCATCGCATGGCATCCGTTTTCCAGGAGGAGGTGCGCATGGGGGACAGGCTGCAAGCCCTGGGATATGTGAGGATGCGAGTGCTGCGCGACAACATCCTCTCCCGTCAAGGGGACGAGATCAGGGGGCATGTGTTCCATTATTCCTCCGTTCCCAGTTCGGAAACGAGGGCCTGGGCCTATGAGCTGAGCAAACCTGGCGGAATATCGGGGAGGATGGATGGCTTGATGAGGTGCAATACTCTCGCCTCCTATTCGCATCTGCACTTCGGCACGGATCCAAGGATAGCGAGGCGCTTCGTCGAGGCCTGCACAGGAAGATGA
- a CDS encoding cobalt-precorrin-7 (C(5))-methyltransferase gives MSLIVVGVGCGPGFMTQYGAECIQQAKRVYGSARAIELAKPFIAPDCEVHVLQDYSNLDKLPEDAVLLSTGDPMLAGLGHLGTEVVPGISSMQLAFARLRLPLVKAVVVDGHNSDPSQAIQEAVGEAQRGRIPFILAKPGFDLSLLAKELEQHLPCCKIVTCEELGYPKETITFGTPKAPPKVKSGLFSVLVIRT, from the coding sequence GTGAGCTTGATAGTGGTAGGTGTGGGCTGCGGGCCCGGTTTCATGACCCAGTATGGCGCGGAGTGCATTCAGCAGGCCAAGCGTGTCTACGGCTCGGCCAGGGCCATAGAGCTGGCCAAGCCCTTCATCGCACCGGATTGCGAGGTGCACGTGCTGCAGGACTATTCCAACCTTGACAAGCTACCAGAGGATGCGGTGCTGCTCTCCACGGGGGACCCCATGCTGGCTGGCCTGGGCCATCTGGGGACGGAGGTGGTACCTGGCATATCTTCCATGCAGCTAGCCTTCGCCCGCTTGAGGCTGCCTTTGGTGAAGGCGGTGGTGGTGGATGGGCACAATTCCGATCCCTCGCAAGCGATCCAGGAGGCGGTGGGAGAGGCGCAGAGAGGAAGGATTCCATTCATCCTGGCTAAGCCTGGCTTTGACCTTTCCCTTCTCGCCAAGGAGCTGGAACAACACCTGCCCTGCTGCAAGATCGTGACCTGCGAGGAATTAGGCTATCCCAAGGAGACCATAACCTTCGGCACCCCGAAGGCGCCCCCCAAGGTCAAATCCGGTCTTTTCTCGGTGCTGGTGATCAGGACTTGA
- a CDS encoding cobalt-precorrin-5B (C(1))-methyltransferase, with protein MRDPVTGYEYPEEWVRKCKDPAELSLAKSGLGVLLADGRVLRRGFTTGTTATAAVKACILSLLNHVDRVEVELNCGLRVEVEAEGDNGIGQAVKYAGDYVTDVTANIELQARYLGEAKMLELQAGEGIGRLSRDTPLYQKGQAAISASAMSQIARNAQIAFSAAGLPGAKVELSAPRGEEVAARTLNPRMGVVGGISILGSTGLVEPWDDHLGQTVMERVRKADKVVLTTGRIGLNHARRMFPRHESILVGVNIEKALQEARGEVVLLGLPALIMKFIDPEVLNGTGAATVEELMQHPEGKAVLERTLDRFKERYPVVGIVVVDRSGRVLGERA; from the coding sequence ATGAGGGACCCGGTGACAGGCTACGAATACCCCGAGGAGTGGGTGCGAAAGTGCAAGGACCCCGCTGAGCTGAGCCTGGCGAAGAGCGGATTAGGCGTCCTGCTCGCCGATGGCAGAGTGCTCAGGAGGGGGTTCACCACCGGGACCACGGCCACGGCCGCGGTCAAGGCCTGCATACTATCATTATTAAACCACGTGGACAGGGTGGAGGTGGAGCTGAACTGCGGCCTGAGGGTGGAGGTTGAAGCGGAAGGTGATAATGGCATAGGCCAGGCCGTAAAGTATGCCGGCGATTATGTGACTGATGTTACTGCCAACATCGAGCTCCAGGCCAGATATCTAGGAGAGGCGAAAATGCTGGAGTTGCAGGCGGGAGAAGGGATAGGAAGATTGAGTCGAGACACTCCACTCTATCAAAAGGGCCAGGCTGCCATCTCTGCCAGTGCCATGTCGCAGATAGCAAGGAACGCGCAAATCGCCTTCTCCGCCGCAGGGTTGCCAGGCGCCAAGGTGGAGCTGAGTGCTCCAAGAGGCGAGGAGGTGGCAGCGCGTACCCTCAACCCTCGCATGGGCGTGGTGGGAGGCATCTCCATACTGGGCAGCACCGGCCTGGTGGAGCCGTGGGACGACCATCTAGGCCAAACGGTGATGGAGAGGGTGCGCAAGGCTGACAAGGTCGTGCTCACCACCGGGCGCATCGGCCTGAATCATGCCAGGCGCATGTTTCCCAGGCATGAGTCGATCCTGGTAGGCGTAAACATCGAGAAGGCTCTGCAAGAGGCGAGAGGTGAAGTCGTTCTTCTAGGTCTCCCAGCGCTCATAATGAAATTCATTGATCCGGAAGTGCTGAACGGAACGGGCGCGGCGACGGTGGAGGAGCTCATGCAGCATCCTGAGGGGAAAGCAGTACTAGAGCGCACTCTGGACAGGTTCAAGGAAAGATATCCTGTCGTAGGCATCGTGGTGGTGGACAGGAGCGGAAGGGTTCTAGGGGAGAGGGCGTGA